Proteins from a genomic interval of Gossypium hirsutum isolate 1008001.06 chromosome A09, Gossypium_hirsutum_v2.1, whole genome shotgun sequence:
- the LOC107918170 gene encoding alpha/beta hydrolase domain-containing protein 17B, whose product MGGVTSSMAAKFAFFPPSPPSYKLIKDEETGILVLDPFPHRENVDVLRLPTRRGNEIVAVYVRHPMATSTLLYSHGNAADIGQMYELFIELSIHLRVNLMGYDYSGYGQSSGKPSEQNTYADIEAAYKCLEENYGAKQENIILYGQSVGSGPTVDLATRLPRLRAVVLHSPILSGLRVMYPVKRSYWFDIYKNIDKISLVKCPVLIIHGTNDDVVDCSHGKQLWELCQEKYEPLWVKGGNHCDLELYPDYIRHLKKFISTVEKSPSRRNASRKSTDGIEQSRQSTEYFEAPRRSIDRREKPRKSTDTRDKPRKSTDTREKPRKSIDRPEKLKVHEHNKFNNMDKLEKLRTSLDQMERMERSRRSVEYHEKSRRSVDLQLEKGRKSFDWIDRIPAV is encoded by the exons ATGGGTGGGGTGACGTCATCAATGGCTGCTAAGTTCGCCTTTTTCCCACCCAGTCCGCCTTCATACAAGTTAATTAAGGATGAAGAGACTGGGATTTTGGTGTTGGACCCTTTTCCCCACCGCGAAAACGTCGACGTTTTGCGTCTCCCTACTCGCCGTGGCAATGAAATCGTGGCCGTTTACGTTAGGCACCCCATGGCTACGTCGACCCTGCTTTATTCTCATGGGAACGCCGCTGATATTGGCCAAATGTATGAACTTTTCATCGAACTCAGCATCCACTTGAGAGTCAATCTCATGGG GTACGACTACTCTGGCTATGGACAATCATCGGGAAAG CCAAGTGAGCAGAATACGTATGCAGATATCGAAGCTGCATACAAGTGTCTTGAAGAGAATTATGGTGCCAAGCAAGAAAATATCATCCTGTATGGTCAGTCTGTCGGAAGTGGCCCTACTGTGGATCTCGCTACTCGTTTACCTCGATTAAGAGCTGTTGTTCTGCATAGTCCTATATTATCCGGGTTAAGAGTCATGTATCCTGTTAAACGCTCTTACTGGTTCGACATCTACAAG AATATCGACAAAATCTCATTGGTGAAGTGTCCTGTGCTGATAATCCAT GGAACTAATGATGACGTTGTTGACTGCTCTCATGGGAAGCAACTTTGGGAACTGTGCCAAGAAAAATATGAACCGTTATGGGTGAAAGGAGGAAATCACTGTGATTTGGAACTGTACCCGGATTATATTAGGCATCTCAAGAAATTCATCTCAACAGTTGAGAAGTCACCTTCTCGAAGAAATGCTTCTCGGAAAAGTACAGATGGTATTGAACAGTCTAGGCAAAGTACTGAATATTTTGAGGCTCCGAGAAGAAGTATCGACCGCAGGGAGAAACCAAGGAAAAGCACCGATACCCGGGACAAGCCAAGGAAAAGCACCGATACCCGGGAAAAACCAAGGAAAAGCATCGATAGGCCTGAAAAGCTGAAAGTTCATGAGCACAACAAATTCAATAACATGGACAAGCTTGAAAAGCTTAGAACATCACTAGACCAGATGGAAAGGATGGAGAGATCACGTCGAAGTGTGGAATACCACGAGAAATCTCGGAGAAGCGTCGACCTTCAGCTAGAGAAAGGAAGGAAGAGTTTTGATTGGATAGATAGAATTCCAGCAGTTTAG
- the LOC121206451 gene encoding autophagy-related protein 16 isoform X1 translates to MSREVLAREAINHAFKALKKRHLIEEGAHAPAYIALSRPIISQGSEWKEKAENLEMELQQCYKAQSRLSEQLVVEVAESRALKASLQEKEMAIAELEKELNQTRDECSQLKTDLEEKIRALELLMVEHQELKAQLEQMAIKAKNAEAENKMLVDRWMLQKMQDAERLNEANALYEDMIERLKASGLEKLAREQVDGIVRRSEDGAEFFAESTVPSVCSHRINAHEGGCASILFEYNSGKLISGGQDRSVKMWDTGTGSLTHNFSGCLGSVLDLAITHDNRFVIAASSSNNLFVWDVSSGRIRHTLTGHTDKVCAVDVSKVSSRHVVSAAYDRTIKVWDLQKGYCTNTIIFHSNCNALCFSTDGLTICSGHVDGNLRLWDIRTGKLLSEVAAHSLPITSISLSRNGNVVLTSGRDNVHNLFDVRSLEACGTFKATGNRVASNWSRSCISPDDNYIAAGSADGSICIWSISKADIVSTLKEHTAPVLSCTWSGLGKPLASADKNGIVCTWT, encoded by the exons AT GTCGCGAGAGGTTTTAGCGAGGGAAGCTATAAACCACGCTTTTAAGGCGCTAAAGAAACGGCATTTAATTGAAGAAGGAGCTCATGCTCCTGCTTATATTGCTCTTTCCAGGCCTATCATCTCCCAG GGTTCGGAATGGAAAGAGAAAGCAGAAAACTTGGAAATGGAACTTCAACAATGTTACAAAGCACAGTCTAGATTGTCCGAGCAACTAGTGGTTGAAGTAGCTGAATCTCGAGCTTTAAAAGCTTCTCTACAAGAGAAAGAAATGGCTATTGCCGAATTGGAGAAGGAATTGAACCAAACCAG GGATGAGTGCTCTCAGCTAAAGACAGATTTAGAAGAAAAAATTCGAGCTTTGGAATTGTTGATGGTCGAGCATCAAGAACTGAAAGCTCAATTAGAACAAATGGCTATTAAAGCTAAAAACGCAGAGGCTGAAAATAAGATGTTAGTTGATCGTTGGATGCTTCAAAAAATGCAGGATGCTGAACGGCTTAACGAG gCAAATGCGCTTTACGAAGATATGATTGAGCGGCTAAAGGCCAGTGGTTTAGAAAAACTTGCCCGAGAACAAGTGGATGGTATTGTCCGTAGAAGCGAAGACGGTGCTGAGTTCTTTGCGGAATCAACCGTTCCTTCTGTTTGCTCACACAGGATCAATGCACATGAAGGTGGTTGTGCTTCCATACTGTTTGAGTACAATTCCGGCAAATTGATCAGTGGGGGACAGGATCGATCAGTCAAAATGTGGGATACCGGTACCGGATCTTTAACCCATAACTTTTCCGGTTGCCTTGGTTCAGTCCTTGATCTTGCAATTACTCATGACAATAGATTCGTAATAGCAGCAAGTAGTTCAAACAACTTGTTTGTATGGGATGTCAGCTCGGGACGAATCCGACATACTCTCACAGGTCACACAGATAAAGTCTGTGCCGTAGATGTAAGCAAAGTTTCGAGTCGTCATGTCGTGAGTGCTGCTTATGATCGAACGATAAAAGTGTGGGATCTGCAGAAAGGTTACTGCACCAACACGATAATTTTCCACAGCAACTGCAATGCACTTTGCTTCAGCACAGATGGACTGACTATATGCTCAGGTCATGTCGACGGGAATCTCCGTTTATGGGACATTCGGACCGGAAAATTACTTAGCGAAGTCGCGGCACATTCACTTCCCATCACATCTATCTCTCTGTCCCGAAACGGAAATGTCGTATTAACGAGTGGTAGGGATAATGTGCATAATTTATTCGATGTACGATCTTTGGAAGCTTGTGGTACATTCAAAGCAACCGGAAATAGGGTAGCATCGAATTGGAGTCGCTCGTGTATTAGTCCGGATGACAATTATATTGCTGCTGGGTCTGCTGATGGATCCATATGCATTTGGTCGATATCGAAAGCCGACATAGTAAGCACTTTGAAGGAACATACTGCACCTGTTCTGTCTTGTACATGGAGTGGACTTGGAAAACCATTAGCCTCTGCAGATAAGAATGGGATTGTATGTACTTGGACATGA
- the LOC121206451 gene encoding autophagy-related protein 16 isoform X2: protein MLLLILLFPGLSSPRDECSQLKTDLEEKIRALELLMVEHQELKAQLEQMAIKAKNAEAENKMLVDRWMLQKMQDAERLNEANALYEDMIERLKASGLEKLAREQVDGIVRRSEDGAEFFAESTVPSVCSHRINAHEGGCASILFEYNSGKLISGGQDRSVKMWDTGTGSLTHNFSGCLGSVLDLAITHDNRFVIAASSSNNLFVWDVSSGRIRHTLTGHTDKVCAVDVSKVSSRHVVSAAYDRTIKVWDLQKGYCTNTIIFHSNCNALCFSTDGLTICSGHVDGNLRLWDIRTGKLLSEVAAHSLPITSISLSRNGNVVLTSGRDNVHNLFDVRSLEACGTFKATGNRVASNWSRSCISPDDNYIAAGSADGSICIWSISKADIVSTLKEHTAPVLSCTWSGLGKPLASADKNGIVCTWT from the exons ATGCTCCTGCTTATATTGCTCTTTCCAGGCCTATCATCTCCCAG GGATGAGTGCTCTCAGCTAAAGACAGATTTAGAAGAAAAAATTCGAGCTTTGGAATTGTTGATGGTCGAGCATCAAGAACTGAAAGCTCAATTAGAACAAATGGCTATTAAAGCTAAAAACGCAGAGGCTGAAAATAAGATGTTAGTTGATCGTTGGATGCTTCAAAAAATGCAGGATGCTGAACGGCTTAACGAG gCAAATGCGCTTTACGAAGATATGATTGAGCGGCTAAAGGCCAGTGGTTTAGAAAAACTTGCCCGAGAACAAGTGGATGGTATTGTCCGTAGAAGCGAAGACGGTGCTGAGTTCTTTGCGGAATCAACCGTTCCTTCTGTTTGCTCACACAGGATCAATGCACATGAAGGTGGTTGTGCTTCCATACTGTTTGAGTACAATTCCGGCAAATTGATCAGTGGGGGACAGGATCGATCAGTCAAAATGTGGGATACCGGTACCGGATCTTTAACCCATAACTTTTCCGGTTGCCTTGGTTCAGTCCTTGATCTTGCAATTACTCATGACAATAGATTCGTAATAGCAGCAAGTAGTTCAAACAACTTGTTTGTATGGGATGTCAGCTCGGGACGAATCCGACATACTCTCACAGGTCACACAGATAAAGTCTGTGCCGTAGATGTAAGCAAAGTTTCGAGTCGTCATGTCGTGAGTGCTGCTTATGATCGAACGATAAAAGTGTGGGATCTGCAGAAAGGTTACTGCACCAACACGATAATTTTCCACAGCAACTGCAATGCACTTTGCTTCAGCACAGATGGACTGACTATATGCTCAGGTCATGTCGACGGGAATCTCCGTTTATGGGACATTCGGACCGGAAAATTACTTAGCGAAGTCGCGGCACATTCACTTCCCATCACATCTATCTCTCTGTCCCGAAACGGAAATGTCGTATTAACGAGTGGTAGGGATAATGTGCATAATTTATTCGATGTACGATCTTTGGAAGCTTGTGGTACATTCAAAGCAACCGGAAATAGGGTAGCATCGAATTGGAGTCGCTCGTGTATTAGTCCGGATGACAATTATATTGCTGCTGGGTCTGCTGATGGATCCATATGCATTTGGTCGATATCGAAAGCCGACATAGTAAGCACTTTGAAGGAACATACTGCACCTGTTCTGTCTTGTACATGGAGTGGACTTGGAAAACCATTAGCCTCTGCAGATAAGAATGGGATTGTATGTACTTGGACATGA